In Candidatus Methylomirabilota bacterium, the following proteins share a genomic window:
- a CDS encoding D-alanyl-D-alanine carboxypeptidase family protein yields MGGLIPRSALGSGEVRRRALGAALVVAAFAAVLLLAPPAGAAPPAVTAEAGLLLDLGTGEVLYAKNAESDRAPASLVKMMTLYVAYTELRAGKARLSDPVIISPNVMRTPRFRMGLAAGQVVPFEILLAGVAIASANDAATAVAEYLAGSEELFVERMNAEAQRIGLAHTHFANPHGLPDPQQRTTAHDMALLAQRLLSDFPESRDVLGETQFTWRGRLYQRRIPLFRDPGGVTALKTGFTLEAGYNLAVAAGKAGHRVLCIILGAETRGLSFLDAGRLIRFGFGEPTREVRRDKEPRRDPRRWRLRPPRVPTARAVAR; encoded by the coding sequence GTGGGTGGCCTGATCCCTCGCTCGGCTCTCGGTTCTGGGGAAGTCCGCCGGCGCGCCCTCGGCGCGGCGCTGGTCGTGGCGGCCTTCGCCGCCGTCTTGCTCCTCGCCCCCCCGGCCGGCGCGGCGCCACCGGCGGTGACCGCGGAGGCCGGCCTCCTGCTGGACCTCGGGACCGGCGAAGTCCTGTACGCCAAGAACGCCGAGAGCGACCGCGCGCCGGCCAGCCTGGTCAAGATGATGACCCTGTACGTCGCCTACACCGAACTCCGGGCGGGCAAGGCGCGGCTTTCGGACCCGGTGATCATCAGCCCGAACGTCATGCGCACGCCCCGATTCCGGATGGGCCTCGCCGCCGGGCAGGTCGTCCCGTTCGAGATCCTCCTCGCCGGGGTCGCCATTGCGTCGGCCAACGACGCCGCCACCGCGGTGGCGGAGTACCTGGCCGGGAGCGAGGAGCTGTTCGTCGAGCGGATGAACGCCGAAGCGCAGCGAATCGGTCTCGCCCACACCCACTTCGCCAACCCCCACGGGCTCCCGGACCCGCAGCAGCGGACCACCGCCCACGACATGGCCCTCCTGGCCCAGCGTCTCCTCAGCGACTTCCCGGAGAGTCGGGACGTGCTCGGCGAGACCCAGTTCACGTGGCGAGGCCGGCTCTACCAGCGGCGCATCCCGCTCTTCCGCGATCCGGGTGGGGTCACGGCGCTGAAGACCGGCTTTACCCTGGAGGCCGGGTACAACCTGGCCGTGGCGGCGGGCAAGGCGGGACACCGGGTGCTCTGCATCATCCTGGGAGCCGAGACGCGCGGGCTGTCCTTCCTGGACGCCGGGCGCCTCATCCGGTTCGGCTTCGGCGAGCCGACGAGGGAGGTTCGCCGGGACAAAGAGCCCCGCCGAGACCCTCGTCGCTGGCGGCTCCGACCCCCGCGGGTGCCGACGGCCCGGGCCGTCGCGCGCTGA
- a CDS encoding HU family DNA-binding protein produces the protein MTKAELVAKMAAASGVTKVAAEKALDGCLLGIRGSLRRGEAVTLVGFGTFRVSRRRPRKGRNPRTGQLITIAAAKVPRFRPSRALKNAMR, from the coding sequence ATGACGAAGGCTGAACTCGTCGCCAAGATGGCCGCCGCGTCCGGGGTGACGAAGGTCGCCGCCGAGAAGGCCCTCGACGGGTGTCTGTTGGGGATTCGCGGCAGCCTGAGGCGGGGAGAGGCGGTGACCCTCGTCGGCTTCGGCACCTTCAGGGTGAGCCGTCGGCGCCCGCGGAAGGGACGCAACCCCCGGACGGGTCAGCTCATCACCATCGCGGCCGCCAAGGTCCCACGCTTCCGCCCTTCGCGGGCGCTGAAGAACGCGATGCGATGA